In Carbonactinospora thermoautotrophica, the genomic stretch CGCCGCGTCACCGGGCCGGCCCGGCCTCCTGGACGACCTCGAACGACCACAGGGTCGCCCCGGTCGCGGCCGGCGGGCCCGGCCGCTCGGCCTCCCGCTGGTGGGCTTGCGCGCCCATGCCGTCGCGCCAGCGCTCGAAGTCCGCCTTGCTGCGCCAGCGCGTGTACACCAGGTACTGATCGGTGCCCTCCACCGGCCGCAGCAGTTCGAAGTGCTCGAAGCCTTCGGCCTTCTCCACCATGCCGGCCCGCTGGGCGAACCGCTCCTCCAGCGTGCCCGCCTGCTCCGCCGGAACCGTCAACACGTTGATCGCTACGTACGCCATAGCTTGAGGCTACGCCGCGCGGGTTTCGCCGTCTCCGCGCCGACACGCGGCGAGGGCTAGTCCTGGAATGTGAAACCAAGTCGCGTAGCCTGGGCGGGTGACCATCCCACCAATGCGGCCGAGAGTCGGGCACATCCAGTTCCTGAACTGCCTGCCGATCTACTGGGGCCTGGTCAAGTCCGGTGCGCTGCTCGACGTCGAGCTGATCAAGGACACCCCGGATCGGCTGAACGACGCCCTGGTCCGGGGGGATCTGGACATCGGGCCGATCAGCCTGGTGGAGTTCCTCCGCCACGCCGACGAGCTGGTGGTGCTGCCGGAACTGGCCGTGGGCAGCGACGGGCCGGTCATGTCGTGCAACCTGGTCAGCCAGGTGCCGCTCGACCAGATGGACGGGATGCGCGTCGCGCTCGGCTCGACCAGCCGGACCACCGTGCAGCTCGCCCGGCTGGTGCTGGAGCAGCGGTACGGAGTCAAGCCGCGGTACTTCCAGTGCCCGCCGGATCTCGCGATCATGATGCAGGAGGCGCAGGCCGCGGTGCTGATCGGCGACGCGGCGCTGCGCGCGGCGCTGGTCCAGGGGCCACGCCTGGGGCTCGATGTGCACGACATGGGCGCGGCCTGGAAGGACCTGACCGGGCTGCCCATGGTGTTCGCGGTGTGGGCGGTGCGGCGGGACTACCTGGCCGCGCACCCGGACCTGGTACGCGAGGTGCACCAGGCGTTCCTGCGCTCCCGGGACCTGTCGCTGGCCGAGGTGGACAAGGTGGCCGAGCAGGCGGCCCGCTGGGAGGTGTTCGACGCCGCGACCCTGGCCCGGTACTTCACCACGCTGGACTTCTCGCTCGGGGAGCGGCAGCTCGCGGGCCTGCGCGAGTTCGCCCGGCGCGTGGCGTCCCAGATCGGGATCGACGCCGAGGTGGAGATCACGCTGCTGGACCCGTGAGGCACGCGCCGGTGGCCGCCGACCGGCGGATCGTCCGCTAGGGCGCACGGGTTACGCTGGCTGAACCGTCTTCGTTCGGGCTTGAGGGGTGTGTGCTCCGTGAGCGAACTGCAGGAGATCCTCGACCGTGCCGCCGACGGGGGGCGGATCTCTCCGGAAGAGGCGCTTGAGCTCTACACGAAGGCGCCGCTCCATGCGCTCGGGCGCGCCGCCGACGCCGCCCGGCGTCGGCGTTTCGGCGACACCGCGCACATCGCCACGTACCTGATCGACCGCAACATCAACTACACGAACGTCTGCGTCACCGCGTGCAAGTTCTGCGCGTTCTACCGGCCCCCGAAGCACGAGGAGGGCTGGGTCCGCGACCTGGACGACATCCTGCGCCGGTG encodes the following:
- a CDS encoding antibiotic biosynthesis monooxygenase family protein, with the protein product MAYVAINVLTVPAEQAGTLEERFAQRAGMVEKAEGFEHFELLRPVEGTDQYLVYTRWRSKADFERWRDGMGAQAHQREAERPGPPAATGATLWSFEVVQEAGPAR
- a CDS encoding menaquinone biosynthetic enzyme MqnA/MqnD family protein codes for the protein MRPRVGHIQFLNCLPIYWGLVKSGALLDVELIKDTPDRLNDALVRGDLDIGPISLVEFLRHADELVVLPELAVGSDGPVMSCNLVSQVPLDQMDGMRVALGSTSRTTVQLARLVLEQRYGVKPRYFQCPPDLAIMMQEAQAAVLIGDAALRAALVQGPRLGLDVHDMGAAWKDLTGLPMVFAVWAVRRDYLAAHPDLVREVHQAFLRSRDLSLAEVDKVAEQAARWEVFDAATLARYFTTLDFSLGERQLAGLREFARRVASQIGIDAEVEITLLDP